A stretch of Salvelinus alpinus chromosome 4, SLU_Salpinus.1, whole genome shotgun sequence DNA encodes these proteins:
- the nradd gene encoding tumor necrosis factor receptor superfamily member 16 has protein sequence MDALWVCTLFLLVKVALGDACVSGQFSQSGECCSPCPPGHGVEVECGMEDTKCQPCPEGTLSPSDGLSPCLPCARCPVGIPELTSCSATQDTHCDCDQHFYLWRDGKSVAGLCAACTVCGRGEGVVRLCGAQGNTQCQPCRPGTFSEEKSDIKPCQACSQCSDTEVEIRACQLNSDTLCMDKKLHILSRPPESDGPLAAPRLPGLGSVNDGEEASPAPSAPGFTPQDNGSSNHILVYVSVLAAVVLGLLLYVAYKCWTSYKQKQALSKARAAELGTCPEGEKLHSDSGVFLDSHSLQDSQPSKGSKRDSKQDSRLYINLPPHRQEEVERLLQEGSGGRRGSWRTLGAALGYEPEQMDLFGHGEAPVHTLLSNWAQQEGSTLGLLCSALARIERPDVVAALTCPAQGVSVV, from the exons ATGGACGCGCTTTGGGTCTGCACACTTTTTCTGCTCGTTAAG GTTGCCCTGGGAGATGCCTGCGTCAGTGGGCAGTTCAGCCAGTCAGGGGAGTGCTGTAGCCCGTGTCCTCCAGGCCATGGGGTGGAGGTAGAGTGTGGGATGGAGGACACCAAGTGCCAGCCTTGCCCTGAGG GAACGTTGTCCCCATCAGATGGTCTCTCCCCGTGCCTCCCCTGTGCCCGCTGCCCGGTTGGCATCCCAGAGCTGACCTCCTGCAGCGCCACCCAGGATACCCACTGTGACTGTGACCAGCACTTCTACCTGTGGCGGGATGGGAAGAGTGTGGCAGGGCTATGTGCCGCCTGCACCGTGTGTGGACGTGGCGAGGGGGTGGTGAGGCTGTGTGGAGCCCAGGGGAACACCCAGTGCCAACCATGTCGCCCAGGAACCTTCTCAGAGGAGAAGAGTGATATCAAGCCCTGCCAGGCCTGCTCTCAGTGCTCTGACACTGAGGTGGAGATCAGAGCCTGCCAGCTCAACTCTGACACCCTCTGCATgg ATAAGAAGCTCCACATCCTGTCTCGTCCCCCTGAGTCTGACGGCCCTCTGGCCGCTCCTCGCCTGCCTGGGTTAGGGTCGGTGAATGATGGAGAGGAGGCCAGCCCTGCCCCCAGTGCCCCCGGGTTCACCCCTCAGGATAATGGGAGCAGCAACCACATCCTGGTCTACGTATCTGTTCTGGCTGCTGTGGTGCTGGGCCTGCTGCTCTACGTCGCCTACAAGTG CTGGACGTCGTATAAGCAGAAGCAGGCGTTGAGTAAAGCCCGCGCTGCAGAGCTGGGGACGTGTCCTGAAGGAGAGAAACTCCACAGTGACAGCGGCGTGTTCCTGGACTCACACAGCCTGCAGGATAGCCAACCAAGTAAAG GTAGTAAGAGGGACAGTAAGCAGGACAGCCGTCTGTACATCAACCTGCCCCCCCACAGACAGGAGGAGGTGGAGCGTCTGCTCCAGGAGGGGAGCGGGGGCCGCAGAGGCTCCTGGAGGACCCTGGGGGCCGCGCTGGGCTACGAGCCCGAGCAGATGGACCTGTTTGGGCACGGCGAGGCCCCTGTACACACCCTCCTTTCCAACTGGGCCCAGCAGGAGGGCTCCACTCTGGGACTTCTGTGCTCGGCGCTGGCACGCATCGAGAGGCCCGACGTGGTCGCCGCTCTCACCTGCCCTGCCCAGggggtgtctgtggtctga